A single region of the Methanobrevibacter wolinii SH genome encodes:
- a CDS encoding OB-fold nucleic acid binding domain-containing protein — MDEEIQKEYEKIKDKISEEDFLKLLEEKKESYGDVDFMDDIDIARLITGEYITESVESKTDGVINKLEDLEAGQDHISVIGKVMSISNQKSFKTRKGNAGKLCNISIADDTAKIRVTFWTNNIPLLNNFNEGDVIQINNVQVKEGFNKNIEIQLENNATIHVLNSDDYPDFPEYKENITDIGSITLDDDKVNIIGRIARLGRINTFNGRNGEGKVTNIKIQDATGSIQYTLWNKDVDLIDTLNLEQGDSVKILNASVGENRDEITLTHRNSRIIKGDFDIPEVEISPLLKIGDAEEVNDVTLIGIVSRIQDVITFTRKDGSDGFVRTVEITDDTGSIGVSLWGNDTKLDLKKGDILKIVGANIQYDDYSSSGYKVNTTWETSITINPKEPADLIEFLEENYAGSFGPIKIEQVQSIDEDGEEVDICGRVITIGDTREFQRDDGSIGKVKSVDFADETGLVSLSLWDEKSEDELNVGSAYLIENARTRLGMYDIQLNIGRTSRIIKLNDEESKYIASLDTLEELIYEHKNISELDEDDQNIKVVGRILSINPINNFVKADGSDGSVRNIEIGDNTGSIRVAIWGPDPDFKFKVSDPIKIINPRFSFNNDALELSLNGNTGISTPTDKEIKALPSFEELQDIIYVSKTLDSVEEDDKNIRISGMLMNLSANNLLLSKCPTCSSRLSKDEDGYFCEYCGEEVDEPKYTLMLPGMISDETSEMQITFFGKLVEELLELSQEEIVDIVSKEGDIGPLEGKVENLEGMQIDLIADVRFNEFDEELRLNPKKIISKSF, encoded by the coding sequence ATGGACGAAGAAATTCAAAAAGAATATGAAAAAATAAAAGATAAGATATCTGAAGAAGATTTTCTTAAGCTTTTAGAAGAAAAAAAGGAGTCTTATGGTGATGTAGATTTTATGGATGATATAGACATTGCACGTTTGATTACTGGTGAATATATCACTGAATCTGTTGAGTCTAAAACTGATGGTGTTATTAATAAACTTGAAGATTTAGAAGCAGGTCAAGATCATATTAGTGTAATTGGTAAAGTAATGTCTATATCAAACCAGAAATCATTTAAAACAAGAAAAGGAAATGCTGGAAAACTTTGTAATATTAGTATTGCTGATGATACAGCAAAAATAAGAGTTACATTTTGGACAAATAATATTCCTTTATTAAACAATTTTAATGAAGGAGATGTTATTCAAATTAATAATGTACAAGTTAAAGAAGGATTTAACAAAAATATTGAAATTCAGTTAGAAAATAATGCTACTATACATGTGTTAAATTCTGATGATTATCCAGATTTTCCAGAATATAAAGAAAACATTACTGATATAGGATCAATTACTCTTGATGATGATAAAGTTAATATAATTGGGAGAATTGCAAGATTAGGTCGTATAAATACTTTTAATGGCCGTAATGGTGAAGGTAAAGTAACTAATATTAAAATTCAAGATGCTACTGGTAGTATACAATACACTTTATGGAATAAAGATGTTGATTTAATTGATACTTTAAATCTTGAACAAGGTGATTCTGTTAAAATTTTAAATGCTAGTGTAGGAGAAAATAGAGACGAAATCACATTAACCCATAGAAATAGTAGAATTATTAAAGGAGATTTTGACATTCCTGAAGTTGAAATTTCTCCATTATTAAAAATTGGAGATGCTGAAGAAGTCAACGATGTAACTTTAATTGGTATAGTATCTAGAATTCAAGATGTTATCACTTTTACACGTAAAGATGGAAGTGATGGTTTTGTTCGTACTGTTGAGATAACCGATGACACTGGTTCTATTGGAGTAAGTCTTTGGGGTAATGATACTAAATTAGACCTTAAAAAAGGAGATATTCTAAAAATCGTTGGAGCTAATATTCAATATGATGATTATTCTTCTTCAGGATATAAAGTAAATACTACATGGGAAACTAGTATTACAATTAATCCAAAAGAACCTGCAGATTTAATTGAATTTTTAGAAGAAAATTATGCAGGTAGTTTTGGACCAATAAAAATAGAACAAGTTCAAAGCATTGATGAAGATGGTGAAGAAGTTGATATCTGTGGTCGTGTAATTACCATTGGAGATACTAGAGAATTCCAAAGGGATGATGGATCTATAGGTAAAGTAAAATCTGTTGATTTTGCTGATGAAACTGGATTGGTTAGTTTGTCATTATGGGATGAAAAATCTGAAGATGAATTAAATGTAGGTAGTGCTTATTTAATTGAAAATGCAAGGACTCGTTTAGGAATGTATGATATTCAATTGAATATTGGTAGAACATCAAGAATTATTAAATTAAATGATGAAGAATCTAAATATATTGCTTCACTTGATACTCTTGAAGAATTAATCTATGAACATAAAAATATTTCAGAATTAGATGAAGATGATCAAAATATTAAAGTTGTTGGAAGAATCTTATCTATTAATCCTATAAACAACTTTGTTAAAGCAGATGGTAGTGATGGTTCAGTTAGAAATATTGAAATTGGTGATAATACAGGTTCAATTCGTGTAGCTATATGGGGTCCTGATCCTGATTTTAAATTTAAAGTATCTGATCCTATTAAAATCATAAATCCACGTTTTAGCTTTAATAATGATGCATTAGAACTAAGTTTAAATGGTAATACTGGTATTTCAACTCCTACTGATAAAGAAATAAAAGCTTTACCATCATTTGAAGAATTACAAGATATTATTTATGTATCTAAAACACTTGATTCAGTTGAAGAGGATGATAAGAACATTAGAATTTCTGGTATGCTTATGAATCTCTCAGCGAATAATCTTTTACTTTCAAAATGTCCTACTTGTAGTAGTAGATTAAGTAAAGACGAAGATGGTTATTTCTGTGAATATTGTGGTGAAGAAGTTGATGAACCTAAATATACATTAATGCTTCCAGGTATGATTTCAGATGAAACTAGTGAAATGCAAATTACCTTCTTCGGTAAATTAGTAGAAGAACTACTTGAACTTAGTCAAGAAGAAATTGTTGATATTGTTTCAAAAGAAGGAGATATAGGTCCTTTAGAAGGTAAAGTTGAAAATCTTGAGGGAATGCAAATTGATTTAATTGCTGATGTAAGATTTAATGAATTTGATGAAGAACTTAGGTTAAATCCTAAAAAAATTATTTCTAAATCTTTTTAA
- a CDS encoding glycosyltransferase family 2 protein, whose protein sequence is MKVSIITPNYNGVKFLKDFFNSLLIEEDYIKEVIIIDNASNDGSIEYINNLSSNYPIDIKLIKNTRNLGFASAVNQGIKVAKSEYLYLLNNDVEITKDTIKNLLVKINLSNNIFSVSSKMIQFNNRNLIDDAGDEYTILAYTKKSGNNQDINNYTETREIFSSCAGAALYKKSIIEEIEYFDDNFFAYMEDVDLAYRAKINGYKNYFSPDSIVYHIGSGTTGSQYNEFKVKIAARNNIWLIYKNFPIPQKIVNFIFLLIGFTVKYLYFKKKGFGEIYLSGIKEGLNSRNNLEKTKFKSKNWKNYFKIEWELLKNTFLLIRK, encoded by the coding sequence ATGAAAGTTTCAATTATTACTCCTAATTATAATGGAGTTAAATTTCTTAAAGACTTTTTTAATTCATTATTAATTGAAGAAGATTATATTAAAGAAGTAATCATCATTGATAATGCATCAAATGATGGAAGTATAGAATATATTAATAATTTATCTTCTAATTATCCAATTGATATTAAATTAATAAAAAACACTAGAAATTTAGGTTTTGCAAGTGCTGTTAATCAAGGAATCAAAGTAGCTAAATCTGAATATTTATATTTATTAAATAATGATGTAGAAATTACTAAGGATACAATTAAAAATCTATTAGTAAAAATCAATTTATCAAATAATATTTTTTCAGTATCATCTAAGATGATTCAGTTTAATAATAGAAATCTTATTGATGATGCAGGTGATGAATATACAATACTTGCTTATACAAAAAAATCTGGAAATAATCAAGATATAAATAATTATACAGAAACTAGAGAAATATTTTCAAGTTGTGCTGGTGCAGCATTATATAAAAAATCTATTATTGAAGAAATAGAATATTTTGATGATAATTTCTTTGCATATATGGAAGATGTAGATTTAGCATATAGAGCTAAAATCAATGGATATAAAAATTATTTTTCTCCAGATTCAATAGTATATCATATTGGAAGTGGTACTACTGGAAGTCAATATAATGAATTTAAAGTTAAGATTGCTGCAAGGAATAATATATGGTTAATATATAAGAATTTTCCTATTCCACAGAAGATTGTTAATTTTATATTCTTACTTATTGGATTTACTGTAAAATATTTATATTTTAAAAAGAAAGGTTTTGGTGAAATTTATCTTTCTGGAATTAAAGAGGGTTTAAATTCAAGAAATAATTTAGAAAAAACAAAATTTAAAAGTAAAAATTGGAAAAATTATTTTAAAATAGAATGGGAATTATTAAAAAATACTTTTTTACTTATTAGAAAATAG
- a CDS encoding AEC family transporter: MSLIETFIVILIIIFIGYIAKRINLLEVNNVDTLNKIVINIAMPCLVFSSLYTTNTSLFPKLGMLPITNLIVCGLIAAITYGILSIKKIDTKKKWSIVLVAAMANTGFFGYPLCLGVFGNDGLIRAIFYDVGTTILFILFNFLFIFIFGGKLKSVLKTIATFPLLWAVVLGLLFNVLNIQIGTVATNVLDYLKAVTVPLIMLSLGLSIDFRGLKKNLNWAAFTSVFKLIVAPIIAVFVLKLLGVSGFEFQIGVIEATMPPAMLALALAINYDLDVHIASDCIFVDMIVSLIILPIVMSIV, from the coding sequence ATGAGTCTAATAGAAACATTTATAGTTATTTTAATTATAATCTTTATAGGTTATATTGCTAAAAGGATTAATCTACTTGAAGTAAATAATGTAGATACCTTAAATAAAATTGTAATTAATATAGCTATGCCATGTTTAGTATTCTCATCATTATATACAACAAATACATCTTTATTTCCTAAGTTAGGTATGCTTCCTATTACAAATTTAATTGTTTGTGGATTAATTGCAGCAATTACTTATGGAATTTTATCTATTAAAAAAATAGATACTAAGAAAAAATGGAGTATTGTTTTAGTTGCTGCTATGGCAAATACAGGGTTCTTTGGTTATCCTTTATGTTTAGGAGTATTTGGTAATGATGGATTGATTAGAGCTATATTTTATGATGTAGGTACTACAATACTATTTATCTTATTTAACTTCTTATTCATTTTCATATTTGGTGGTAAACTTAAATCTGTTTTAAAAACAATTGCAACTTTCCCATTATTATGGGCTGTTGTTTTAGGTTTATTATTCAATGTTTTAAATATACAAATAGGTACTGTTGCTACTAATGTTTTAGATTATCTTAAAGCAGTTACTGTTCCTTTAATCATGTTATCATTAGGTTTATCTATTGATTTCAGAGGACTTAAGAAAAATTTAAATTGGGCAGCATTCACTTCTGTATTTAAACTTATAGTTGCTCCTATAATAGCAGTATTTGTTTTAAAACTTTTAGGAGTAAGTGGATTTGAATTCCAAATTGGTGTAATTGAAGCAACTATGCCACCTGCAATGTTAGCTTTAGCTCTTGCAATTAATTATGATCTTGATGTTCATATTGCGTCTGATTGTATTTTTGTTGATATGATTGTGAGTTTAATAATTTTACCTATTGTTATGTCAATTGTTTAA
- a CDS encoding undecaprenyl-phosphate glucose phosphotransferase, giving the protein MIKQNQRLLNGVLVLADVFVIVFSLFCAAFIRFKTTIFGPIGGHLGYESYALFLLVAILPVYLILYFSFGLYKPFRTHRSIFSEANEIIKVNILAFFVLITILFIINQPNFSRILMFLLVVFATIFGVFERSFVRLFLQHIRENDKNLKHILIVGDNELAYNFEKKIKENKYLGYKISGFLGRAENVGKDIDGIPIIGSFSDLDKILDNHNYDRVILAIPLKYYKHINELVNSCEKSGIKAEIIPAYTDYFPAKPSVDMIEDIPIINIRYVPLDDAFNKTIKKISDIIVAVIAIIITSPIMLATAIAIKLTSPGPIIFKQTRIGYQQEPFTMYKFRSMKVQNKDEEKSEWTTPDDPRKTKVGDFIRRTSIDELPQFFNVLKGDMSVVGPRPERPYFVDQFKEEIPKYMVKHQVRPGLTGWAQIHGCRGNTSIKKRIKYDIEYVENWHLGLDLAIMIKTVLKSNSNAY; this is encoded by the coding sequence ATGATTAAACAAAATCAAAGATTATTAAATGGTGTATTAGTATTAGCTGATGTTTTTGTGATTGTTTTTTCATTATTTTGTGCAGCTTTTATAAGATTTAAAACTACTATTTTCGGACCTATTGGTGGTCATTTAGGATATGAATCTTATGCTTTATTTTTATTAGTAGCTATTTTACCAGTTTATTTGATTTTATATTTTTCATTTGGTTTATATAAACCATTTAGGACTCATAGAAGTATTTTTTCAGAGGCTAATGAAATTATAAAAGTTAATATTCTCGCATTTTTTGTTCTTATTACAATATTATTTATTATAAATCAACCAAATTTTTCAAGAATATTAATGTTTTTACTTGTAGTATTTGCAACAATATTTGGTGTTTTTGAAAGATCATTTGTTAGATTGTTCTTACAACATATTCGTGAAAATGATAAAAATCTTAAACATATTCTTATTGTAGGAGATAATGAATTAGCATATAATTTTGAGAAAAAAATTAAAGAAAATAAATATTTAGGTTATAAAATCTCTGGATTTTTAGGAAGAGCTGAAAATGTTGGTAAAGATATTGATGGTATTCCTATAATAGGTTCATTTTCTGATTTAGATAAAATCCTTGATAATCATAATTATGATAGAGTTATTCTTGCTATTCCTTTAAAGTATTATAAACATATTAATGAATTAGTAAATAGTTGTGAAAAATCAGGAATTAAAGCAGAAATTATTCCAGCATATACTGATTATTTCCCTGCTAAACCATCTGTAGACATGATTGAGGATATTCCAATTATTAATATTAGATATGTTCCTTTAGATGATGCATTTAATAAAACAATTAAAAAAATTTCTGATATTATTGTAGCAGTTATTGCAATTATTATTACTTCTCCAATAATGTTAGCTACAGCTATTGCAATTAAATTAACTTCTCCAGGACCAATTATATTTAAACAAACAAGAATTGGTTATCAACAAGAACCTTTTACTATGTATAAGTTTAGAAGTATGAAGGTTCAGAATAAGGATGAAGAGAAATCTGAGTGGACAACACCTGATGATCCACGTAAAACAAAAGTGGGAGATTTCATTAGAAGAACAAGTATTGATGAGTTACCACAATTTTTTAATGTTTTAAAAGGAGATATGAGTGTTGTAGGTCCTAGACCTGAAAGACCATATTTTGTAGATCAATTTAAAGAAGAGATTCCTAAATATATGGTTAAACATCAAGTACGTCCTGGTTTAACTGGATGGGCTCAAATCCATGGTTGTAGAGGTAATACTTCTATTAAAAAACGTATAAAGTATGATATTGAATATGTAGAAAATTGGCATTTAGGTTTAGACTTAGCAATAATGATTAAAACAGTCTTAAAAAGTAATTCTAATGCTTATTAA
- a CDS encoding glycosyltransferase family 2 protein, translating to MDLSIIIVNYKTFEITKNAINSVLDSNINYNYDIYLVDNASNDGSIERLKSYYSNEDRIKFIVSDINGGFAYANNLALSKTNSDYVLLLNSDTLIKKDTLQLSMDYIKSHNDVGALGVKVLLNDNTLDKACRRSFPNPTNSFFRLFHIPVKNDDLNNYNLDNLDDNGIYDIDCLTGAFMLINFKVLNKIGFLDESFFMYGEDIDLCYRIKEAGYKIIYYGKTSITHFKGSSSKKQKSKLVYEFYRAMYIFYSKHYTKKYNHLLNILVYIGIAILCFLKLIINFFKR from the coding sequence ATGGATTTATCAATTATAATTGTTAATTATAAAACATTTGAGATTACAAAAAATGCAATTAACTCAGTTTTGGATTCTAATATTAATTACAATTATGATATTTATTTAGTAGATAATGCATCAAATGATGGAAGTATTGAAAGACTTAAATCATATTATTCTAATGAAGATAGAATTAAATTTATTGTATCTGATATTAATGGAGGATTTGCATATGCAAATAATCTTGCACTTAGTAAAACCAATAGTGATTATGTACTACTTTTAAATTCAGATACTTTAATTAAAAAAGATACTCTTCAATTATCTATGGATTATATAAAATCTCATAATGATGTAGGTGCATTAGGTGTTAAAGTTTTACTTAATGACAATACTTTAGATAAAGCATGTAGACGTAGTTTTCCAAATCCTACTAATTCTTTCTTTAGACTTTTTCATATTCCAGTTAAAAATGATGATTTAAATAATTATAATTTAGATAATTTAGATGATAATGGAATTTATGATATTGATTGTTTAACTGGAGCATTTATGTTAATAAATTTTAAAGTCTTAAATAAAATTGGTTTTCTTGATGAAAGTTTTTTTATGTATGGTGAAGATATTGATCTTTGTTATAGGATTAAAGAAGCAGGATATAAAATAATTTATTATGGTAAAACAAGCATTACTCATTTTAAAGGTTCTAGTAGTAAAAAACAAAAATCAAAATTAGTATATGAGTTTTATAGAGCGATGTATATATTTTATAGTAAGCATTATACTAAAAAATATAATCATTTATTAAATATTCTAGTTTATATTGGTATAGCTATTTTATGTTTTTTAAAATTAATTATTAACTTTTTTAAAAGATAA
- a CDS encoding CoB--CoM heterodisulfide reductase iron-sulfur subunit A family protein, which yields MAEEKNNENEELRIGVYVCHCGVNIAAAVDVEAVAEYAGTLPDVVVAKDYKYMCSDPGQSLIQEDIKKYNLNRVVVGACSPRLHEPTFRRCVEEAGLNRYLFEFANLREHDSWVHMNEPEAATEKAKDLVRMAIAKARLLQPLTPSLVDVNNNALVIGGGVTGIQTALDLGDMGFHTYLVERNPTIGGRMAQLDKTFPTLDCSLCILAPKMVDCGKHENIELITYAEVKDVDGYIGNFTVTVEKKPRYVDEKLCTGCGACSEACPIEMPNYFDEGIGMTKAAYIPFPQAVPLCATIDKDYCIGCKLCDAACAPGAIDHDQKAEEIKLEVGTIIATTGYDPYDPSGKYEYGYGRYSNVITAMEIERMINASGPTTGHVVKPSDGKTPKRVAFIHCVGSRDEQIGKPYCSRVCCMYSMKNAQLCIDHEPDTDVTCYYMDIRAFGKGFEEFYKTSQEKYGIEFLRGRPAEIIENDDLTLTIRAEDTLLGKVTEYTYDLVVLSVGLEAPHGANELRQTLGISKSADGFYMEAHPKLRPVDTLTDGVYIAGVAQGPKDIPDSVAQGSAAAGRAAIPMAQGKVAIEPITATSDESICGACEVCVELCPFSAISIVGDEGHKHAEINVALCKGCGTCVGACPSGAMDQNHFKTDQIMAQIDAALEDM from the coding sequence ATGGCAGAAGAAAAAAATAATGAAAACGAAGAATTAAGAATAGGAGTTTATGTCTGTCACTGTGGTGTAAACATTGCTGCAGCAGTAGATGTAGAAGCAGTTGCTGAATACGCAGGTACTTTACCTGATGTTGTAGTTGCTAAAGACTACAAATATATGTGTTCTGACCCTGGTCAATCTCTTATTCAAGAAGATATTAAAAAATATAACCTTAATAGGGTAGTAGTAGGTGCTTGTTCTCCAAGGCTTCACGAACCTACATTTAGAAGATGTGTAGAAGAAGCTGGATTAAACAGATACTTATTTGAATTTGCAAACTTAAGAGAACATGATTCTTGGGTACATATGAATGAACCTGAAGCTGCTACTGAAAAAGCTAAAGATTTAGTACGTATGGCTATTGCTAAAGCTAGATTATTACAACCTTTAACTCCTTCCTTAGTAGATGTAAATAACAATGCTCTTGTTATTGGTGGAGGAGTAACTGGTATTCAAACTGCTTTAGATTTAGGTGATATGGGATTCCATACTTATCTTGTTGAAAGAAATCCTACCATTGGTGGAAGGATGGCACAACTCGATAAAACTTTCCCTACATTAGATTGTTCTTTATGTATTCTCGCACCAAAAATGGTAGATTGTGGTAAACATGAAAACATTGAATTAATTACTTATGCTGAAGTAAAAGATGTTGATGGATACATTGGTAACTTCACTGTTACTGTAGAGAAAAAACCTAGATATGTAGATGAAAAATTATGTACTGGTTGTGGAGCTTGTTCTGAAGCTTGTCCTATCGAAATGCCTAACTACTTTGATGAAGGTATTGGTATGACTAAAGCTGCTTACATTCCATTCCCTCAAGCAGTTCCATTATGTGCTACTATTGATAAAGATTACTGTATTGGATGTAAACTTTGTGATGCAGCATGTGCTCCTGGAGCTATCGATCACGATCAAAAAGCTGAAGAAATTAAACTTGAAGTTGGTACTATTATCGCAACTACTGGTTACGATCCATACGACCCTTCAGGTAAATATGAATATGGTTACGGTAGATACTCTAATGTAATTACTGCTATGGAAATTGAAAGGATGATTAATGCATCAGGTCCTACTACTGGACATGTTGTTAAACCTTCTGATGGTAAAACTCCTAAACGTGTTGCATTTATCCACTGTGTTGGTTCAAGGGATGAACAAATTGGTAAACCATACTGTTCCAGGGTATGTTGTATGTACTCTATGAAAAATGCTCAATTATGTATTGATCACGAACCTGATACAGATGTAACTTGTTACTACATGGATATTCGTGCATTTGGTAAAGGATTTGAAGAGTTCTACAAAACATCACAAGAAAAATATGGTATTGAATTCTTAAGAGGTAGACCAGCAGAAATCATTGAAAACGATGATTTAACTTTAACTATTAGGGCAGAAGATACTTTACTTGGTAAAGTAACTGAATACACCTATGATTTAGTTGTATTATCTGTTGGTTTAGAAGCTCCTCATGGTGCTAACGAATTAAGACAAACCTTAGGAATTTCCAAATCTGCTGATGGATTCTATATGGAAGCTCACCCTAAATTAAGACCTGTTGATACTTTAACCGATGGTGTTTACATTGCTGGTGTAGCACAAGGTCCTAAAGATATTCCTGATTCTGTTGCTCAAGGTTCTGCAGCAGCAGGTCGTGCAGCAATTCCTATGGCACAAGGTAAAGTAGCAATTGAACCTATTACTGCTACTTCTGATGAATCTATTTGTGGTGCTTGTGAAGTATGTGTTGAACTTTGTCCATTTAGTGCAATTAGTATTGTTGGAGACGAAGGTCATAAACATGCTGAAATTAATGTAGCATTATGTAAAGGATGTGGTACCTGTGTAGGTGCATGTCCATCAGGTGCTATGGATCAAAACCACTTCAAAACAGATCAAATTATGGCACAAATCGATGCTGCTCTTGAAGATATGTAG
- the radA gene encoding DNA repair and recombination protein RadA, which produces MVELEDLPNVGEKTAQKLRDAGFADMMRLATATAKELSVKAEIGEGVAEKVIEAARKSEKIDFETAFDVMERRKNVGHITVGSQAFDDLIGGGVETQSITEVFGEFGSGKSQISHELAVTVQLPEEQGGLDGECVYIDTENTFRPERIEQIANGFGLDVEEVLQKIHVARAFNSSHQILMADKINELIQQGNPIKLVIVDSLMAHFRAEYVGRESLAVRQQKLNQHLHVLQQIANTYNVAIFITNQVQARPDAFFGSPTKATGGHVLGHASTYRIWLKKGLAGKRIARLVDSPHLPEGECVFKITNDGVVD; this is translated from the coding sequence ATGGTAGAATTAGAAGATTTACCAAATGTTGGTGAAAAAACTGCTCAAAAATTAAGAGATGCTGGTTTTGCTGATATGATGAGATTAGCAACAGCTACTGCTAAAGAATTATCTGTTAAAGCTGAAATTGGTGAAGGTGTTGCAGAAAAAGTCATTGAAGCAGCACGTAAATCTGAAAAAATTGACTTTGAAACAGCTTTTGATGTAATGGAGAGAAGGAAAAATGTTGGTCATATTACTGTTGGAAGTCAAGCTTTTGATGATTTAATTGGTGGTGGAGTTGAAACTCAATCAATTACTGAAGTTTTCGGTGAATTTGGATCAGGTAAAAGTCAAATTTCACATGAACTTGCTGTAACAGTCCAATTACCTGAAGAACAAGGTGGTTTAGATGGTGAATGTGTATATATTGATACAGAAAACACTTTTAGACCAGAACGTATTGAACAAATTGCTAATGGTTTTGGATTAGATGTAGAAGAAGTTTTACAAAAAATTCATGTAGCTCGTGCATTTAACTCTTCTCATCAAATATTAATGGCTGATAAAATTAATGAATTAATTCAACAAGGTAATCCTATTAAACTTGTAATTGTAGATTCATTAATGGCTCATTTTAGAGCAGAATATGTTGGAAGAGAATCTCTTGCAGTAAGACAACAAAAACTTAATCAACATTTACATGTACTTCAACAAATTGCTAATACTTATAATGTTGCTATATTCATTACAAACCAAGTACAAGCAAGACCTGATGCTTTCTTTGGAAGTCCAACTAAAGCAACTGGAGGACACGTTTTAGGACATGCATCAACTTATAGAATTTGGCTTAAAAAAGGTTTAGCAGGTAAAAGAATTGCTAGACTTGTTGATAGTCCTCATTTACCTGAAGGTGAATGTGTATTTAAAATCACTAATGATGGAGTTGTTGATTAA